A genomic region of Methyloceanibacter stevinii contains the following coding sequences:
- a CDS encoding adenylate/guanylate cyclase domain-containing protein translates to MRDKVRVMTDTLIHHLKDAPPPPLGPSDTEACVSGQIADAIIASGLTDRPIGDLIQTVMDRLTQAGVPLARMMVGFRILHPLFDGMTIAWTAENGVEVEYYQALTEDNPDFTLSPFYWMIKGQVPELQLRIDRDALVDKFPLLQRLRDQGFTGYYARVVTFGEGPMQVGTTDGLALSWSTKSPAGFSERDVCIMQQILAPLSLALRVMIKDQIAKNTLNAFHGPLVGERILSGTVKRGDGERLAAALWYSDLRNSTGLADQLSVEGFLELLNVYFDCAAGAVIEEGGQVLDIVGDAILAFFPADAAGEEAAATSALRAALKAQERLVEAKAAECKCAVEINFGVGVHFGDVVFGNAGTRERLKFGVIGRAVNEVARTQDMSKLLGQPIVATDQVVSRARPDAGLRLNDMGLHDLRGIPAAKRLWALRHNADIAPANAG, encoded by the coding sequence ATGCGTGATAAGGTCCGCGTCATGACGGATACGTTGATTCACCATCTCAAGGACGCGCCGCCGCCCCCGCTGGGGCCGAGCGACACGGAGGCGTGCGTCTCCGGGCAGATCGCCGATGCGATCATCGCCTCGGGGCTCACCGACCGCCCAATCGGCGATTTGATCCAGACGGTCATGGACCGGCTGACCCAGGCCGGCGTGCCTCTGGCGCGGATGATGGTTGGCTTTCGTATCCTGCACCCGCTGTTCGACGGCATGACCATTGCCTGGACGGCCGAGAACGGCGTGGAGGTCGAGTATTATCAAGCCCTTACGGAGGACAATCCGGATTTCACGCTGAGCCCGTTCTACTGGATGATCAAGGGCCAGGTTCCGGAACTGCAATTGCGGATCGACCGGGACGCACTGGTCGACAAGTTCCCGCTGCTGCAGCGCCTGCGCGACCAAGGCTTCACCGGCTATTACGCGCGCGTGGTCACGTTTGGGGAAGGGCCGATGCAGGTCGGCACCACGGACGGGCTGGCGCTGTCCTGGTCGACGAAATCGCCCGCCGGCTTCTCGGAGCGGGACGTCTGCATCATGCAGCAGATCCTGGCGCCGCTTTCTCTGGCCTTGCGGGTGATGATCAAGGATCAGATCGCGAAGAATACCCTCAACGCGTTTCATGGGCCGCTGGTGGGCGAGCGCATCCTGTCCGGCACGGTCAAGCGCGGGGACGGCGAACGGCTCGCCGCGGCGCTGTGGTACAGCGATTTGCGCAACTCGACGGGCCTTGCGGACCAGCTTTCCGTGGAGGGTTTCCTCGAATTGCTGAACGTCTATTTCGATTGTGCGGCCGGCGCCGTGATCGAGGAGGGCGGTCAGGTGCTCGACATTGTGGGCGACGCGATCCTCGCCTTCTTCCCGGCCGATGCGGCCGGCGAAGAAGCGGCGGCCACGTCCGCCTTGCGGGCGGCGCTCAAGGCGCAGGAGCGGCTGGTCGAGGCCAAGGCGGCCGAGTGCAAATGCGCCGTCGAGATCAATTTCGGCGTCGGCGTCCATTTCGGCGATGTGGTGTTCGGCAATGCGGGCACGCGCGAGCGTTTGAAATTCGGCGTCATCGGCCGCGCCGTGAACGAGGTCGCCCGGACTCAAGACATGTCGAAGCTATTGGGCCAGCCGATCGTGGCGACGGACCAGGTGGTGAGCCGCGCGCGGCCCGACGCGGGCCTCAGGTTGAACGATATGGGCTTGCACGATTTGCGCGGAATTCCGGCAGCGAAGCGTCTGTGGGCCCTGCGGCACAATGCCGATATTGCGCCCGCTAACGCCGGGTAA
- the panD gene encoding aspartate 1-decarboxylase: MLKTKLHRATVTGADLHYEGSIGIDRDLLDASGILPHEQVDVLNINTGARFTTYAIEAPRGSSEIAVNGAASRLVQKGDKVIIVAYCQLPAEEARNYHPSVVLLGEGNEIVSTS; this comes from the coding sequence ATGTTGAAGACAAAGCTGCACCGGGCCACGGTGACCGGCGCCGATTTGCATTATGAAGGCTCGATCGGGATCGATCGGGACCTGCTTGATGCGTCCGGCATCCTGCCCCATGAGCAGGTGGATGTGCTGAACATCAACACCGGCGCACGCTTCACCACCTACGCTATCGAGGCTCCGCGCGGCTCGTCAGAGATTGCCGTGAACGGTGCCGCGTCCCGTCTCGTACAGAAGGGCGACAAGGTCATCATCGTCGCCTATTGCCAGCTCCCGGCGGAGGAAGCCCGCAACTATCATCCCAGCGTGGTCTTGCTCGGC